In the Silurus meridionalis isolate SWU-2019-XX chromosome 6, ASM1480568v1, whole genome shotgun sequence genome, one interval contains:
- the higd1a gene encoding HIG1 domain family member 1A, mitochondrial, with translation MSIVSFDDYEESKFLRKAKENPFVPIGMVGFFAIVAHRLYKMKSRGSMKMSVHLIHTRVVAQGFVVGAMTLGVIYSMYKDYVLKPAEARKALEQKAKENQ, from the exons ATGTCCATTGTATCGTTTGATGATTATGAGGAGTCCAAGTTCCtcaggaaggccaaggagaaccCATTCGTCCCCATCG GGATGGTGGGGTTCTTTGCGATCGTGGCCCACAGGCTGTATAAGATGAAGAGCAGGGGCAGTATGAAGATGTCTGTGCACCTGATCCATACGCGTGTGGTAGCACAGGGTTTCGTGGTGGGAGCCATGACCTTAG GTGTGATCTACTCCATGTATAAGGACTACGTGCTGAAGCCTGCTGAAGCTCGGAAAGCACTGGAGCAGAAAGCTAAGGAAAACCAGTGA